Proteins from a genomic interval of Plasmodium sp. gorilla clade G2 genome assembly, chromosome: 10:
- a CDS encoding duffy binding-like merozoite surface protein, putative: protein MMTFNKISVYLFILHVPIFLINISCNVIINNNKSNSNVSKIDNLKKENDDDILNVNKWENEELVSGNSEEVKDENKYYPSDVCEKVGTFSQCPKKSFSSMNDWNYRNIKNASEANTGVYVPPRRNKLCLLDLGKRKNGIKDMDKFKEELLKVASGESYSLMEYFKNEPSNALAALDYSFADLGDIVKGTDMMDNKYTRNINTRLHNIFNKQNGDNDIVTKRLEWWNKNKNDIWEAMVCGYSGNKKVGNFPELNNIDEVPQRFRWFREWGKDVCYEYEYNLYVVIKLCKIKKNINKDDSQIEEMQTNVECTKGLDYYLERINKRKRQWDYQSEMFNNYKSTYDNAKELTPQSYLQEKCIECNCKTKDLEKMFKESQDKVEILKVLIQRSKTIPDEIMSALESSTKVISNDFTNEDEDEQINNNIDETSEDINNALKIPKFGYNISSDNISESIRKNGDENLGDVEEEEMYEDNQDIYESMGQERRDIHSKRSVKKRKGTLTKKEDVNGAHKWKLSWSWSPWNIAGIISRKIISRAADPMTYSEVAARATENLVRSASGINTPGSSMGEETKKVNDAGREDSEDTEDEEEEDDEEDDEEDDDNEDEEEEQKQNMLRVIDLTPSDKDNIANENEDEKEEHEEEVEMYSSYVDEIEEEENIKEEVNRDDISDNDFTEEDEETEEEETEKDKKDTEKEKNKVEKDNSKVDNEIDVLLSSHDKDNDKKKESNKSILNSVLTLFNKNDGSDTFLKGLRGDVTFFFQNI, encoded by the coding sequence ATGATGACATTTAATAAGATTTCTGTGTATCTATTCATTTTGCATGTtcctatttttttaattaatatttcgTGCaatgtaattataaataacaataaatCGAACTCAAATGTATCAAAAATTGATaatttgaaaaaagaaaatgatgatgatatttTGAACGTTAATAAGTGGGAAAATGAGGAACTTGTTTCTGGAAATTCGGAGGAAGTAAAAGacgaaaataaatattaccCTAGTGATGTATGTGAAAAAGTTGGTACATTCTCACAATGTCCTAAAAAATCATTTAGTTCAATGAATGATTGGAATTacagaaatataaaaaatgctTCAGAAGCTAATACTGGAGTATATGTTCCTCCTAGGAGAAACAAATTATGTCTTTTAGATCTTGGCAAACGCAAAAATGGTATAAAGGATATGGATAAATTCAAAGAGGAACTTCTTAAAGTTGCTTCAGGTGAATCATATTCCTTAATGGAATATTTTAAGAACGAACCTTCAAATGCATTAGCTGCATTAGATTATAGTTTTGCTGACTTAGGAGATATTGTTAAAGGAACAGATATGAtggataataaatatacaagaaatataaatacaaggctacataatatatttaataaacaaaatggaGATAATGATATAGTGACAAAAAGATTAGAATGGtggaataaaaataaaaatgatatttgGGAAGCAATGGTTTGTGGATATAGTGGTAATAAAAAAGTTGGAAATTTTCCAGAacttaataatattgatgagGTACCACAACGTTTCCGATGGTTTAGGGAGTGGGGCAAGGATGTTTGCTatgaatatgaatataacTTATATGTTGTTATAAAActatgtaaaataaaaaaaaatataaataaggatGATTCACAAATAGAAGAAATGCAAACAAATGTTGAATGCACAAAAGGATTAGATTATTATTTAgaaagaattaataaaagaaaacgCCAGTGGGATTATCAATCTGAAatgtttaataattataaaagtaCATATGACAATGCTAAAGAATTAACACCACAATCATATTTACAGGAAAAATGTATTGAATGTAATTGTAAGACAAAGGATTTGGAAAAGATGTTCAAAGAAAGTCAAGATAAAGTCGAAATTCTTAAAGTGTTAATTCAGAGAAGTAAAACTATTCCCGATGAAATAATGAGTGCTCTCGAATCAAGTACAAAGGTTATATCTAATGATTTTACaaatgaagatgaagatgaacaaataaataataatatagatgaaACATCAGAAGACATAAATAATGCATTAAAAATTCCTAAATttggatataatatatcatctgATAATATTAGTGAATCTATTAGAAAAAATGGAGATGAAAATCTGGGAGATgtagaagaagaagaaatgtATGAAGACAACcaagatatatatgaatcTATGGGACAAGAACGTAGAGATATTCACTCAAAACGTAGtgtgaaaaaaagaaaaggtaCGTTGACGAAAAAAGAAGATGTTAATGGAGCACATAAATGGAAATTATCTTGGTCTTGGTCTCCATGGAATATAGCAGGAATTATATCAAGAAAGATTATATCAAGAGCTGCTGATCCAATGACTTATTCGGAAGTTGCTGCAAGAGCTACAGAGAATTTAGTTCGATCTGCATCTGGAATAAATACTCCTGGTAGTAGTATGGGTGAAGAGACAAAAAAAGTTAATGATGCTGGTAGAGAAGATTCAGAAGATAcagaagatgaagaagaagaagatgatgaagaagatgatgaagaagatgatgataatgaagatgaagaggaagaacaaaaacaaaatatgttAAGAGTAATAGATTTAACTCCATCGGACAAAGATAATATAGCCAATGAAAATGAAGACGAAAAAGAAGAGCACGAGGAAGAAGTAGAAATGTACTCAAGCTATGTAGATGAAATAGAAGAAGaggaaaatattaaagaagaaGTTAATAGAGACGATATTTCAGATAATGATTTCACAGAGGAAGATGAAGAGacagaagaagaagaaaccgagaaagataaaaaagatacagaaaaagaaaaaaataaagttgAAAAGGATAATTCAAAAGTTGATAATGAAATTgatgtattattatcttccCATGATAaggataatgataaaaaaaaagaatccaATAAATCAATATTAAATTCAGTTTTaactttatttaataaaaatgacgGTTCTGATACTTTTTTAAAAGGATTAAGAGGAGatgttacatttttttttcaaaacatttaa
- a CDS encoding merozoite surface protein, putative: MISHRYIIFYLFCLHIDIYVNIYTRCFGVNAGSNYLRNNVSTFDNVNVEDNNFVIGDNYYLNYESNNQDIISNLHEAKFPNTSQENIGVANENSHDPKVQDEEFSVIKPLGDHNHVKSKDIGVIGNDTTDGLSVTNSGFDDGSAFGGGLTFSENSPLQGGLNKCPTETFCNDIGSAKQCSKKMFAQKNYWLITTVINSLGKKKSVPTPARREKLCFGSIKQRWYSISDGTKLKKELINVASTEAKLLVEMYSKQPEYALEAIRYSFADIGSIIKGKDMVDDFRTKTLKDIFETKINKDRTDSHIIGRESWWEYNKNDIWDAMMYKYNGNKVDNICPGYNNIDKVPQFFRWFREWGTYTCKELKKDRELLKTVCHNGQNKQHDKVIKEGKTRDVICKEIFKEYENLVYSRKNEWILFVDSFKIEKDNYSDLKDLSPEMYLKKNCPECDFHNKNLKNIFDEIENRDKIYKDIYDGKYFQGTVTTTPHQDSNSNAHTQTDRAAGDGLQSGTGQRGSSVSQNEIPRGSDSTHSDAISPNSSNQADRTSQALNNLSGGQEERALESGKSNTDNERHGVSKDDIPYDRILGWEFGDFSPKNKYNEDEKKENMLELINLTSWDRDNIANENEDVEEEEMYTIDVGEIELEEEEEVEKEEEEQVEDEIELEEEEEVEEEEDEEEEEKQKEGDTEATKNNLEEKDQTTKDKKNEKAEAVDLKRDNDAYQSLKERSNDNKQIKKVDESAIKNLFDLFNKSNDSEDVLKGLVREITSLFQNQ, translated from the coding sequence atgataagtcatagatatattatattttatttattttgcttgcatatagatatttatgtaaatatatatactaggTGTTTTGGGGTAAACGCAGGCAGCAATTATTTGAGAAATAATGTCTCTACGTTTGACAATGTAAATGtagaagataataatttCGTTATAggtgataattattatttaaattatgaaaGCAATAATCAAGATATAATAAGCAATCTTCATGAAGCTAAATTCCCCAATACTTCTCAAGAAAACATTGGAGTAGCAAATGAAAACTCGCATGATCCAAAAGTTCAAGATGAGGAATTTTCAGTAATTAAACCTTTAGGTGATCATAACCACGTAAAATCTAAAGATATCGGTGTAATTGGGAACGATACTACTGATGGTCTTAGTGTTACTAATAGTGGTTTTGATGATGGTAGTGCTTTCGGTGGAGGACTTACTTTTTCTGAAAATTCACCACTACAAGGTGGTTTGAATAAATGTCCCACTGAAACGTTTTGTAACGATATTGGTTCTGCTAAGCAATGCTCTAAAAAAATGTTTGCGCAAAAAAACTATTGGCTCATCACAACTGTAATAAATTCGTTAGGTAAGAAGAAAAGTGTTCCTACGCCAGCAAGAAGAGAAAAATTATGTTTTGGAAGTATAAAACAAAGATGGTATAGTATAAGCGATggaacaaaattaaaaaaagaacttATAAACGTTGCATCTACTGAAGCTAAATTATTAGTTGAAATGTATTCGAAGCAACCTGAATATGCCCTTGAAGCAATAAGATACAGTTTTGCTGATATTGGAAGTATTATAAAAGGAAAGGATATGGTGGATGATTTTCGTACGAAAACCTTGAAAGATATATTTGAGACAAAAATAAACAAAGACAGAACAGATTCACATATTATTGGTAGAGAATCGTGGTgggaatataataaaaatgatatttgGGATGCAATGATGTATAAATACAATGGGAATAAGGTTGACAATATTTGTCCAGGATATAACAATATCGATAAGGTTCCTCAATTTTTTCGTTGGTTCAGAGAATGGGGAACATATACCTGTaaggaattaaaaaaagatagagaattattaaaaacaGTTTGCCACAATGGTCAGAATAAACAACATGATAAGGTAATAAAAGAAGGTAAAACACGTGATGTTATTTgcaaagaaatatttaaagaatatgaaaatttGGTTTATTCAAGGAAAAACGAATGGATTTTATTTGTGGATTCTTTTAAAATTGAAAAAGATAATTATAGTGATTTAAAAGATTTATCACCTGAAATGtatctaaaaaaaaactgTCCTGAATGTGATTTCCACAataaaaatttgaaaaatatatttgacgAAATTGAAAATCGcgacaaaatatataaagatatatatgatggGAAATATTTTCAAGGTACTGTAACAACAACACCACATCAAGATTCTAATTCTAATGCCCATACACAAACTGATCGAGCTGCAGGTGATGGATTACAAAGTGGAACAGGACAACGTGGATCAAGCGTATCTCAAAATGAAATACCTCGAGGCAGTGATTCCACTCATTCAGATGCAATTTCTCCTAATTCAAGTAATCAAGCAGATAGAACAAGTCAagcattaaataatttatctgGTGGGCAAGAAGAAAGAGCATTGGAATCTGGAAAAAGTAATACAGATAATGAGCGCCATGGTGTGTCAAAAGATGATATTCCTTACGATCGTATATTGGGATGGGAATTTGGTGATTTTTctccaaaaaataaatacaatgaagatgaaaaaaaagaaaatatgttagaattaataaatttaactTCATGGGACAGAGATAATATAGCCAATGAAAATGAGGACGTTGAGGAAGAAGAAATGTACACAATCGATGTGGGTGAAATAGAATTAgaggaagaagaagaagtaGAAAAAGAGGAAGAAGAACAAGTAGAGGATGAAATAGAATTAgaggaagaagaagaagtagaagaggaagaagatgaagaagaagaagaaaaacaaaaagaggGTGATACAGAAGCTACCAAAAACAATTTAGAAGAAAAGGATCAAACGACAAAGGATAAGAAAAACGAAAAAGCAGAAGCAGTTGATTTAAAAAGAGATAATGATGCATACCAATCATTAAAAGAACGTTCTAATGATAATaagcaaataaaaaaagttgaTGAGTCGGCAATAAAAAACCTCTTTGATTTGTTTAATAAAAGTAATGATTCGGAGGATGTGTTAAAAGGTTTGGTAAGAGAAATAACAAGTTTATTTCAAAaccaataa